A genomic stretch from uncultured Pseudodesulfovibrio sp. includes:
- a CDS encoding HD domain-containing phosphohydrolase — protein sequence MTSAQKHDIPDGLNEEYYQISADILGSFNKYRPPLNIFSFKEDVARIMSYYKVGGRLTNEQVEELATMTKDGLIFVSREDHSVYVKHISYQLDLVLVDKNLKEKEIADIFTQALTRRLGEFYEQPVKAVFDKLWVDLMVLAEYLYLDIRRSRALVRRLHTEHSLENHSVNTGFLGLALWGKIKEKGFTDAVKRKTFDHVLAGLFLHDLGMAKVPAFIRSKEKPLTGDERNKINAHTKVGYEMLNKLDLRFAEIEQCVTQHHERTNGSGYPLKSVKQEFPGRLCAVADSFCAMITKRPYAEPMGMVQASMALAQDAKYDRDITKALQMLLMMDLKMKP from the coding sequence ATGACTTCTGCGCAGAAACACGACATCCCCGACGGTCTCAATGAGGAATACTATCAGATCAGTGCCGATATTCTGGGCAGTTTTAATAAATATCGTCCGCCTCTGAACATTTTTTCGTTCAAGGAAGATGTTGCCCGTATAATGTCTTATTACAAGGTGGGTGGGCGACTTACCAATGAACAGGTTGAAGAACTGGCGACAATGACTAAAGATGGCCTGATCTTTGTTTCGCGCGAAGATCATTCCGTTTATGTCAAGCATATCAGTTATCAGCTCGACCTCGTGCTGGTGGACAAGAATCTCAAGGAAAAAGAGATTGCGGACATCTTCACCCAGGCGTTGACGCGTCGGCTGGGTGAGTTTTACGAGCAGCCGGTGAAGGCCGTGTTTGACAAGCTCTGGGTGGACCTCATGGTTCTCGCTGAATATTTATATCTGGATATCCGCCGTTCTCGCGCTCTGGTCCGTCGATTGCACACCGAACATTCTTTGGAAAACCATTCTGTCAACACCGGGTTTCTCGGTTTGGCCCTGTGGGGCAAGATCAAGGAAAAAGGGTTTACGGATGCGGTTAAGCGGAAGACGTTCGACCATGTCTTGGCCGGATTGTTTCTGCATGATCTGGGGATGGCAAAAGTTCCGGCCTTTATACGGTCCAAGGAAAAACCGCTGACCGGGGACGAACGGAACAAGATCAATGCGCATACCAAGGTTGGGTATGAAATGCTCAACAAGCTCGATTTGCGGTTCGCCGAGATAGAGCAATGTGTCACCCAGCATCATGAGCGGACGAACGGGTCAGGGTATCCTCTCAAGAGTGTCAAACAGGAATTCCCCGGTAGACTGTGTGCTGTAGCTGATTCCTTCTGTGCCATGATTACCAAGCGGCCATACGCTGAACCCATGGGGATGGTGCAGGCTTCCATGGCTCTAGCTCAGGATGCGAAGTATGATCGTGACATCACCAAGGCCTTGCAGATGCTGCTCATGATGGATCTCAAGATGAAGCCGTAA
- a CDS encoding methyltransferase domain-containing protein — translation MKLDNTLLQFLRGETFSSGCYFTLKGKFTERSRLTYMQRVVKGAKVLHIGCVDHTPDKVKRKLARGVWLHKLLMDSASLCAGVDINEEGIEFLSKEMKLPHVYCGNILTDDVPGVNDVQWDYVVLGELLEHVDNPVQFLETLRQRPGLEKAKCIVTVPNAFHYKNFKKALKQYEDINSDHRYWFTPYTLSKVLVMAGYNVDDIQLTQDRAFTFFPPIPWFLLTRYPLLRSKVVALASPPE, via the coding sequence TTGAAACTGGATAATACCCTTCTCCAATTCCTGCGCGGCGAAACCTTTTCATCCGGGTGCTATTTTACCCTGAAAGGGAAATTCACCGAACGGAGCAGACTCACCTACATGCAGCGCGTGGTCAAAGGGGCCAAAGTGCTGCACATCGGCTGTGTGGATCATACGCCGGACAAGGTAAAACGAAAACTCGCCAGAGGTGTCTGGCTCCACAAACTACTCATGGACAGCGCCAGTCTGTGCGCCGGAGTGGATATCAACGAGGAAGGCATTGAGTTCCTTTCCAAGGAAATGAAACTCCCTCACGTCTATTGCGGGAACATCCTCACTGATGACGTTCCCGGCGTCAATGACGTGCAGTGGGACTACGTGGTCCTCGGCGAGTTGTTGGAGCATGTGGACAACCCGGTGCAGTTTCTCGAAACCCTGCGCCAGAGACCGGGCCTTGAAAAGGCCAAGTGCATCGTCACGGTCCCGAACGCGTTCCACTACAAGAATTTCAAAAAGGCGCTGAAGCAGTACGAAGACATCAACAGCGATCATCGATACTGGTTCACGCCTTACACACTGTCAAAGGTACTGGTCATGGCCGGCTACAATGTTGACGACATCCAGTTGACACAGGACCGGGCCTTCACTTTCTTCCCGCCCATTCCATGGTTTCTCCTGACCCGCTATCCGCTCTTGCGGAGCAAGGTCGTCGCTCTGGCATCACCGCCCGAATAG
- a CDS encoding CBS domain-containing protein, with protein MMLRKRAWDMMRDEYPTVQDDASLAETIRVMREAMVEAPDSQVVVVKNKSGKLVGTINLWKLFKAVKKSVLKDDNLKADGKVDWDQQFANACLICTQLRLDEYLITNPPVLKPNDPILVVLDVFLKSRRDWALVVEGDRVMGVVYVTDVYREMTRDMVQIFK; from the coding sequence ATGATGCTGAGAAAACGCGCCTGGGATATGATGCGCGACGAATACCCCACTGTGCAGGATGATGCCAGCCTGGCCGAAACCATTCGTGTCATGCGCGAAGCCATGGTGGAAGCTCCTGATTCACAAGTGGTGGTGGTCAAGAACAAGAGCGGCAAGCTCGTCGGGACCATCAACCTCTGGAAGCTGTTCAAGGCGGTCAAGAAGTCAGTCCTCAAGGACGACAACCTCAAGGCCGACGGCAAGGTGGACTGGGATCAGCAGTTTGCCAACGCCTGCCTGATCTGCACCCAGCTCAGGCTGGATGAATACCTCATCACCAACCCGCCTGTACTCAAACCCAACGATCCTATCCTCGTGGTGCTGGACGTCTTTCTCAAGTCCCGCCGCGATTGGGCTCTTGTCGTGGAAGGCGATCGCGTCATGGGCGTGGTTTACGTAACCGACGTATACCGCGAAATGACCCGTGACATGGTCCAGATTTTCAAATAA
- a CDS encoding DUF3108 domain-containing protein: protein MRKILLIVLALCAVLFGPQVSAAGTIPFGPGEKLTYEIHWTFIHAGDAVLEVMPTTEVDGVPAMYFKATATTVPWVDKFYKVRDVLEAWTDLDVTHSLRYKKDQNEGSYHKKVELVFDKKTNQSKRYVSGELKHTIDQPVNAFDPMSILFSFRKQILYKTMQFGANVSDGKKSVVGEATVEAMETIETGIGRIETFRVRLDIKHLSGVFKKSKDAELLVWFSADARRIPVKVKSKVKVGHFTMELVDYTSPTPSVNIVSK from the coding sequence ATGCGAAAAATATTGCTCATCGTTTTGGCCCTGTGTGCCGTACTCTTTGGCCCCCAAGTCTCTGCCGCCGGGACGATCCCTTTCGGCCCCGGTGAAAAACTTACGTACGAGATTCATTGGACATTCATTCATGCAGGCGATGCCGTATTGGAGGTAATGCCCACTACGGAAGTAGACGGTGTGCCTGCCATGTATTTCAAGGCAACAGCTACCACGGTCCCATGGGTGGATAAGTTTTATAAGGTCCGGGACGTGCTTGAAGCCTGGACCGATCTGGATGTGACTCACTCCCTTCGCTACAAGAAAGATCAGAACGAAGGGAGCTATCACAAGAAGGTTGAGTTGGTGTTCGACAAGAAGACCAATCAGTCCAAACGGTATGTGAGCGGAGAACTCAAACACACTATTGACCAGCCCGTGAACGCTTTTGACCCTATGTCCATTCTCTTCAGCTTCCGTAAGCAGATACTCTACAAGACCATGCAGTTCGGAGCCAATGTATCAGACGGCAAAAAGTCCGTGGTGGGTGAGGCGACGGTGGAAGCTATGGAGACCATTGAAACAGGCATCGGTCGAATTGAGACTTTTCGTGTGCGGCTTGACATCAAACATCTGTCCGGGGTGTTCAAGAAGTCGAAGGATGCCGAACTTCTTGTCTGGTTCTCAGCAGATGCAAGACGTATCCCCGTTAAGGTCAAATCCAAGGTCAAGGTGGGCCATTTCACCATGGAGCTGGTGGACTATACGTCGCCCACGCCTTCCGTGAATATTGTTTCAAAATAA
- a CDS encoding ATP-binding protein, translated as MSILFGDYIRGRRQLRRERSPEYSIRQVAKRIGIHHSYLSKVERGEPATLSERSVQALARELEENPDLLMAMNGKLSEELRRAVFDAPELFLSFVRQAKSKSRSAMVDCEMAVLHSLRNMHVVQLNKDMNIVWTHENGECARDLDGYKCYEGFFGAEGPCESCPVIRTLKNGMYNAGEVVSVDGNVRLVASSPLFNGGVTVVGAVNVVVDVTNGQKMERFYKETRQLLLHDIRSPLAGIINMLRLMQDQNNFESEHVDTLTVMIRTAELLLNQVSMALDVEHIESGQMKPRPSMVNVAELIHLLAQRFDKDERFRGVDLAVTFKGRPLGKDEMVWAKVDSGMTMRLLSGLMTNAFEASSVGDTVRVEMENGKSLSFRISNSKEVPWEVRDSFFEKYSTVGKSGGLGLGAYGAKVMAESMGGVIDYTSSKGDGTTVCVTLPSLVVYT; from the coding sequence ATGAGCATACTTTTTGGAGACTATATCCGAGGACGGCGACAATTGAGAAGAGAAAGAAGTCCAGAATATTCTATCCGGCAAGTTGCGAAACGAATAGGCATTCACCATTCTTATCTGAGCAAGGTCGAGCGAGGGGAGCCAGCAACACTTTCCGAGCGGTCCGTGCAGGCTCTCGCTCGTGAACTTGAGGAAAATCCAGACTTGCTGATGGCCATGAACGGGAAGCTGTCTGAAGAACTCCGCAGGGCTGTCTTTGATGCTCCAGAGCTCTTTCTCAGTTTTGTCCGTCAAGCAAAATCCAAATCACGGTCTGCCATGGTTGATTGTGAGATGGCTGTTCTGCACAGTCTGAGAAATATGCATGTCGTGCAGCTGAATAAGGATATGAATATTGTTTGGACCCATGAGAATGGGGAGTGTGCAAGAGATCTGGATGGATATAAATGTTATGAGGGCTTTTTTGGTGCTGAAGGTCCCTGCGAAAGCTGCCCAGTGATTCGGACCTTGAAGAACGGGATGTATAACGCCGGAGAGGTCGTTTCCGTCGATGGCAATGTCCGATTGGTGGCAAGTTCCCCTTTGTTCAACGGTGGAGTGACTGTCGTTGGTGCAGTCAACGTGGTTGTGGATGTTACCAACGGTCAGAAAATGGAGCGGTTTTATAAGGAAACCAGACAACTGCTGCTTCATGATATCCGGTCTCCGTTGGCTGGAATAATTAACATGCTTCGGCTCATGCAGGATCAAAACAATTTTGAAAGTGAGCATGTGGATACTCTGACAGTCATGATCCGGACTGCCGAGCTTTTGCTGAATCAGGTATCAATGGCGCTTGATGTTGAGCATATTGAGTCCGGTCAGATGAAACCCCGACCGTCCATGGTCAATGTCGCAGAATTGATTCACCTGTTGGCACAGAGATTCGACAAGGATGAGCGGTTCCGAGGTGTGGACCTTGCTGTGACTTTCAAGGGGCGTCCTTTAGGTAAAGATGAAATGGTGTGGGCCAAGGTCGACAGTGGAATGACCATGCGGTTGCTCAGTGGCCTGATGACCAATGCTTTTGAGGCTTCGAGCGTAGGCGATACGGTCCGGGTCGAAATGGAAAACGGCAAATCACTGTCTTTCAGGATTTCCAATTCGAAAGAAGTACCCTGGGAAGTACGTGATTCCTTTTTTGAAAAATACTCGACAGTCGGAAAATCCGGCGGCCTCGGTCTGGGTGCCTATGGTGCCAAAGTCATGGCTGAAAGCATGGGAGGGGTCATTGATTACACCAGCAGTAAAGGTGATGGGACTACTGTGTGTGTTACATTGCCTTCTCTGGTTGTGTACACCTAG
- the rlmD gene encoding 23S rRNA (uracil(1939)-C(5))-methyltransferase RlmD has translation MPLKKDDLIECTIESLAFGGRGVARVDGMAVFVADALPGDTVKARIVKAKKRFAEGVAETLITPSSHRVEPKCAHFGQCGGCALQNLDYDEQLVQKAAQVQSALSRIGGVDVPMDAPAPSPAIWNYRNKMEFAFERRDGGLHLGLRSQLPAGEKGLAPVLDIEECHLCGGRDVEMLRMVREFCRESGIAAYDPKTDNGFWRHLVIRHSSLGEVMVHVITTADSRKFKQVEALGEALVERFAELTAFVHSSRSKRSTLAVGEYVEFRLGTKAIEEKVGHARYHISPNTFFQTNSAGAEKLFDTIREYGEFTGSETLLDLYCGAGAIGVYMAGSVDRVIGFEISEESIAKAFSSAKLNDLDNCDFAVGSLEDGLGDLKRLPKFDIVVVDPPRSGMHENTAKALLKMAPPKIVAVSCDPTTLARDVKRLSDKYEIKRARAVDMFPHTHHIETVALLVRK, from the coding sequence ATGCCCTTGAAGAAAGATGATCTTATAGAATGTACCATAGAATCCCTGGCCTTTGGCGGCAGGGGTGTGGCCCGCGTTGACGGCATGGCTGTCTTTGTGGCGGATGCACTCCCCGGCGACACCGTAAAAGCGCGCATTGTCAAGGCCAAGAAACGGTTTGCCGAGGGTGTGGCTGAGACCCTGATTACCCCGTCCTCCCATCGGGTGGAACCGAAGTGTGCGCATTTCGGTCAATGTGGTGGGTGTGCGTTGCAGAATCTCGATTACGATGAACAACTCGTTCAGAAGGCGGCCCAGGTCCAGAGCGCGCTGTCCCGCATTGGCGGAGTGGATGTTCCCATGGACGCACCGGCCCCGTCTCCGGCTATATGGAACTATCGCAACAAGATGGAATTTGCTTTTGAGCGGCGTGACGGCGGTTTGCATCTCGGCCTGCGGAGTCAGCTCCCGGCCGGGGAAAAAGGTCTGGCCCCGGTGCTTGATATCGAGGAGTGCCATCTGTGTGGTGGACGCGACGTGGAAATGCTGCGCATGGTCCGCGAATTCTGTCGCGAATCAGGTATTGCTGCGTACGACCCCAAGACCGATAACGGTTTCTGGCGGCATCTGGTCATACGCCACTCCTCCCTTGGCGAGGTCATGGTCCATGTGATTACTACTGCGGACTCCCGGAAGTTCAAGCAGGTCGAAGCACTGGGTGAAGCCCTGGTGGAACGGTTTGCCGAACTGACTGCCTTTGTCCATTCCTCGCGTTCCAAACGCAGCACTCTTGCTGTCGGTGAGTATGTGGAATTCCGTCTTGGAACCAAGGCTATTGAAGAGAAGGTCGGTCACGCCCGGTACCATATTTCTCCTAATACATTCTTTCAGACCAACTCTGCCGGAGCCGAAAAGCTGTTCGACACCATTCGTGAATATGGCGAATTCACTGGCTCGGAGACACTTCTCGACCTTTACTGTGGCGCAGGGGCCATCGGCGTGTATATGGCTGGCTCGGTTGATCGCGTCATCGGCTTTGAGATCAGTGAAGAATCCATTGCCAAAGCGTTTTCGTCTGCCAAACTGAATGACCTGGACAATTGCGATTTTGCCGTCGGTTCACTGGAAGACGGTCTTGGCGATCTCAAAAGACTGCCAAAATTCGACATTGTGGTGGTTGATCCGCCTCGTTCCGGTATGCATGAAAACACGGCCAAAGCGCTCCTTAAAATGGCACCGCCCAAAATTGTGGCCGTGTCCTGCGATCCGACCACATTGGCCCGTGACGTGAAGCGTCTGTCCGACAAATACGAGATCAAGCGTGCGCGTGCTGTGGATATGTTCCCCCATACACATCACATTGAAACCGTTGCCCTGTTGGTTCGCAAATAG
- a CDS encoding transporter substrate-binding domain-containing protein, giving the protein MHKATLICFFVITICFSGFTHAGEPIRIVVDAYNPPNMYLHDGRASGLYPILLEAIFKHLEQDVSVDAAPWKRAMDMSAQGTVGIAGIYKTPQRLLIYDYSDPMYAELLLVFVKKENTFKFQSVHDLEGKKIGTILGWSYGEEFDSARSQNLFKTEAVNRDRLNFKKLMDGRLDCIVASKESGLHELASSNYSDIIQLKKPLLNNPVYVAFAQHAKKKDLLIQFNAALKTLKKTGEYDRIVEKFMNGVDFRTFAPAESFE; this is encoded by the coding sequence GTGCATAAAGCAACTCTTATTTGTTTTTTTGTCATTACCATCTGCTTTTCTGGGTTTACTCATGCGGGAGAACCTATCAGAATCGTTGTCGACGCATACAATCCCCCCAACATGTATCTGCATGACGGACGTGCATCCGGACTGTATCCGATACTACTTGAGGCCATCTTCAAACACCTAGAGCAAGACGTTTCCGTCGATGCTGCACCATGGAAACGAGCCATGGACATGAGTGCTCAGGGGACTGTTGGCATTGCCGGCATATACAAAACGCCACAACGGCTCTTGATTTATGATTACTCAGACCCAATGTATGCTGAACTTCTTCTGGTCTTTGTCAAAAAGGAAAACACCTTCAAATTCCAAAGTGTTCATGATCTGGAGGGGAAAAAAATCGGGACAATTCTGGGTTGGTCATATGGTGAAGAGTTCGACTCAGCGAGGAGCCAAAACCTGTTCAAAACCGAGGCGGTCAATCGGGATCGGTTAAACTTCAAAAAACTCATGGACGGACGACTCGACTGCATTGTGGCATCCAAGGAAAGCGGTCTCCATGAACTGGCGAGCAGCAACTATTCAGATATTATTCAATTAAAAAAACCACTCCTGAACAACCCGGTGTATGTAGCGTTTGCACAACACGCCAAGAAGAAAGACCTTCTCATACAATTCAACGCCGCCCTGAAAACCCTCAAAAAAACAGGCGAGTACGACCGGATCGTTGAGAAATTCATGAACGGAGTCGACTTCAGAACATTCGCTCCCGCAGAATCCTTTGAGTGA
- a CDS encoding HD domain-containing protein produces the protein MSVIIRKSLLELIFSGAFMKRWNDKLRPMELVEVDKQGHKMIVAWLLFVLNSKGMDVARKRALGESIIEGGIYDYLYRLVITDIKPPVFYRIKENPEDYRTLSNWVLDQLKPRIMPLGEGFMRGMSEYLMQPEDKGLARRILNAAHLYASYSEFKLLKSINTMDHELIEIEESFVSRLEGLRDLKGVSELLNENDNVLGRFARMCGRLRYQKRWSQTPRVPETSVLGHMFIVASYSWFFSMEVGACRARCQNNFFSGLFHDLPELLTRDIISPVKGASQEIGDLIHEYENIELERVVLTPLKEGGYGEIAERLEYFLGLEVGSEFKATINRDGEILEASDAKLAGEYNQDTLDPKDGPLLKVSDSIAAYIEAHTALKNGISSDQLHHALYRIQQTYKEKPVIAGVQVSALLADFD, from the coding sequence ATGTCTGTCATCATCAGGAAGAGCTTGCTTGAACTTATTTTTTCCGGCGCATTCATGAAGCGGTGGAATGACAAGCTACGGCCCATGGAACTGGTGGAGGTCGACAAACAGGGACACAAGATGATCGTGGCCTGGCTGCTTTTTGTGCTCAACTCAAAAGGTATGGACGTTGCCCGCAAGCGCGCTCTTGGCGAGTCCATAATCGAGGGTGGCATCTACGACTACCTGTATCGGCTTGTTATTACCGACATCAAGCCGCCGGTGTTTTATCGCATCAAGGAAAATCCTGAAGATTATCGCACCCTGTCCAACTGGGTGCTGGATCAGCTCAAGCCCCGGATCATGCCGCTAGGTGAGGGATTCATGCGCGGCATGAGCGAGTACCTGATGCAGCCCGAGGACAAGGGCTTGGCACGGCGTATATTGAATGCGGCCCATTTGTACGCCAGTTATTCGGAGTTCAAACTGCTCAAGTCCATCAACACCATGGATCATGAACTGATCGAGATCGAAGAGAGTTTTGTCTCACGACTCGAAGGACTGCGTGACTTGAAAGGTGTTTCAGAGCTGTTGAACGAGAATGACAATGTTCTCGGACGATTCGCCCGTATGTGCGGACGGTTACGGTATCAGAAGCGGTGGTCACAGACACCGCGTGTGCCGGAAACCTCGGTGCTCGGGCATATGTTCATTGTGGCGTCATATTCCTGGTTTTTCAGCATGGAAGTCGGTGCGTGCCGCGCACGGTGCCAGAATAATTTCTTTTCAGGCCTGTTCCATGATTTGCCTGAATTGTTGACCCGCGACATCATCTCGCCGGTCAAGGGTGCGTCTCAGGAGATCGGCGATCTGATTCACGAGTATGAAAACATCGAATTGGAGCGGGTCGTGCTGACACCTCTCAAGGAAGGTGGATACGGTGAAATCGCGGAACGATTGGAATACTTCCTGGGGTTGGAAGTCGGTTCCGAATTCAAGGCCACCATCAATCGGGACGGTGAAATCCTTGAAGCCTCCGACGCCAAGCTTGCAGGGGAGTATAATCAGGATACTCTGGACCCCAAAGACGGACCTTTGTTGAAAGTTTCCGACTCAATCGCCGCCTATATCGAGGCTCATACCGCCTTGAAGAATGGCATTTCTTCCGATCAGCTGCACCACGCCCTGTATCGCATCCAGCAGACATATAAGGAAAAGCCGGTTATTGCCGGGGTGCAGGTCAGCGCGTTGCTCGCGGATTTCGACTAA
- the cbiM gene encoding cobalt transporter CbiM, with protein MHISEGVLSAPVLLGGAGLAFVGTAIGLKKIDYDEIMPVAILSAAFFIASLIHVPIGPANGHLILNGLLGVVLGWAAFPSILVALLLQAVLFQFGGLTVLGLNTFTMATPAVICFYVFRPMLFKGSGSRFAAAFACGFFAMLLSTVLTAGALALSGDAFREAAWMLFYTHLPIMVVEGVITGFAYSFLAKVKPEVLAV; from the coding sequence ATGCACATTTCAGAAGGAGTCCTCTCCGCGCCGGTTCTTTTGGGCGGAGCTGGGCTGGCGTTTGTCGGCACTGCCATTGGGCTGAAAAAAATTGATTATGACGAGATCATGCCTGTGGCAATTCTGTCCGCTGCATTTTTCATAGCGTCGCTGATCCATGTTCCCATTGGTCCTGCAAATGGGCATCTGATCCTGAACGGGCTCCTTGGTGTCGTGCTTGGCTGGGCCGCTTTCCCGTCCATCTTGGTGGCGCTGCTTCTCCAGGCAGTGTTGTTTCAGTTTGGTGGGTTGACTGTGCTCGGTTTGAACACGTTCACCATGGCAACTCCTGCGGTGATCTGTTTCTATGTGTTTCGTCCTATGCTTTTCAAGGGTTCCGGGAGCCGGTTCGCAGCAGCTTTTGCCTGCGGTTTTTTTGCTATGTTGCTTAGTACCGTTTTGACGGCTGGTGCATTGGCTTTGTCCGGGGATGCTTTCCGGGAAGCGGCTTGGATGTTGTTCTACACCCATTTGCCCATCATGGTAGTTGAAGGTGTCATTACTGGATTTGCGTATTCATTTCTTGCAAAGGTCAAACCGGAGGTGCTTGCCGTATGA
- a CDS encoding RrF2 family transcriptional regulator, whose translation MKLTTRSRYGTRMMLDIAQNCQEGPVRIQDIAERQGVSAKYLEKLIRKLKEIGFVKSKRGPRGGHSLAVPASDIPIGEVVHALEGDGSLVECRSGKEDCDRMDICLTRRLWQEAAGAMYDHLNTVTLADLMKDAEECAQPELNPLDIRHAV comes from the coding sequence ATGAAACTGACCACACGGAGCCGCTACGGAACACGGATGATGCTCGATATCGCACAAAACTGCCAAGAAGGTCCTGTTCGTATTCAGGACATAGCTGAGCGTCAGGGCGTGTCCGCAAAATATCTCGAAAAACTTATTCGGAAACTCAAGGAAATAGGATTCGTAAAATCAAAGCGCGGTCCTCGAGGCGGCCATTCCCTGGCCGTGCCTGCCTCGGATATTCCTATCGGTGAAGTTGTTCACGCGTTGGAAGGTGACGGCTCTCTGGTAGAATGCCGTTCCGGCAAGGAAGATTGTGATCGTATGGACATCTGTCTGACTCGTAGGCTGTGGCAGGAAGCTGCTGGTGCCATGTATGACCACTTGAACACGGTCACCCTGGCTGACTTGATGAAAGACGCTGAAGAGTGTGCACAACCGGAGTTGAATCCGCTGGATATTCGTCACGCAGTCTGA